One stretch of Balneola sp. MJW-20 DNA includes these proteins:
- the ccoS gene encoding cbb3-type cytochrome oxidase assembly protein CcoS, with translation MEVIFLLIGFSLVVALIFLGLFFWAVRTGQFDDSYTPSVRMLFDEKRTSKTNQSNKNQDA, from the coding sequence ATGGAAGTGATCTTTTTGCTGATAGGATTCTCGCTGGTGGTAGCTCTGATATTTCTAGGATTATTTTTTTGGGCAGTACGCACGGGTCAGTTCGATGACTCATACACTCCTTCCGTGCGAATGCTTTTTGATGAAAAACGAACTTCTAAAACTAACCAATCAAACAAAAATCAGGATGCGTGA